The Terriglobus roseus sequence GCTTCATCTGCCCGGCGGATAAGTGTGGGGATCTCGTCGCCACGAAGCCTTGCCGTGAGGCCAACACTGACAGAAACCGTTGGGAGTCGAACCGTGACGCTGTGACGTATGCGCTCGGCTACGGTGAATGCCTCATGGGCGTTGGTTCCTGGCAACAGGATCAGGAACTCATCGCCGCCGAAGCGGCCCACGTAGTCATACGGGCGAAGCGAGGACACTGCGAGGCTGACAATCTCGCACATAATCCGGTCGCCTTCCGAGTGTCCGTCGGTGTCATTAATGCGTTTGAAGTGGTCGATATCGATCAGGCCCAGTACAAAGGGCTCGCCGTGGCGGCCGCTCCGTTCCATCTCTGCACGCAGGGCGCGTTCAATGCCGCGGCGATTCAACGCCCCCGTCAGGAAGTCGCGCTCGGCTTCGTCCTCAAGCTTGCCAACAAGTTCGTCGTTAAGCAGCAGGAAGAGGAAGAGGCCCGCCGCGATCACGAAGATCATGTAGAGAAAGAGCACGGACGATTGAATGAAATCTGGCCGCATGTAGTCGGCCGGCGCCCCGGTCGCAAGTGTTC is a genomic window containing:
- a CDS encoding GGDEF domain-containing protein — protein: MLARIVVLAIYGFLIRLLIGLDLVRHGRRSSQRALAGVMFLFAVVALWQALGTLATGAPADYMRPDFIQSSVLFLYMIFVIAAGLFLFLLLNDELVGKLEDEAERDFLTGALNRRGIERALRAEMERSGRHGEPFVLGLIDIDHFKRINDTDGHSEGDRIMCEIVSLAVSSLRPYDYVGRFGGDEFLILLPGTNAHEAFTVAERIRHSVTVRLPTVSVSVGLTARLRGDEIPTLIRRADEALYRAKQEGRNSTRLG